Proteins encoded within one genomic window of Macaca thibetana thibetana isolate TM-01 chromosome 3, ASM2454274v1, whole genome shotgun sequence:
- the LOC126949612 gene encoding 60S ribosomal protein L27a-like: MPSRLRKTRKLWGHVSHGHGRIGKHRKHPGGRGNAGGLYHHRINFDKYHPGYFGKVGMRHYHLKRNQSFCPTVNLDKLWTLVSEQTRVNAAKNKTGAAPIIDVVRSGYYKVLGKGKLPQQPVIVKAKFFSRRAEEKIKGVGGACVLVA, encoded by the coding sequence ATGCCATCCAGACTGAGGAAGACCCGGAAACTTTGGGGCCACGTGAGCCACGGCCACGGCCGCATAGGCAAGCACCGGAAGCACCCCGGAGGCCGCGGTAATGCTGGTGGTCTGTATCACCACCGGATCAACTTCGACAAATACCACCCAGGCTACTTTGGGAAAGTTGGTATGAGGCATTACCACTTAAAGAGGAACCAGAGCTTCTGCCCAACTGTCAACCTTGACAAATTGTGGACTTTGGTCAGTGAGCAGACACGGGTGAATGCTGCTAAAAACAAGACTGGGGCTGCTCCCATCATTGATGTGGTGCGATCGGGCTACTACAAAGTTCTGGGAAAGGGAAAGCTCCCACAGCAGCCTGTCATCGTGAAGGCCAAATTCTTCAGCAGAAGAGCTGAGGAGAAGATTAAGGGTGTTGGGGGGGCCTGTGTCCTGGTGGCTTGA